CTCGTGCCAGAGTATCGACAGCTTGCTCAGCGGCTTCGACGCGCGCCATGGCTTCGGGGCGAATGGCATCAAAAGGTACATGTGGCATCTCGGCCTGGATGCGACCGGCAACTTTGAGCAAATCTCGACTCAAATCGGCCAATAGAATTTCCTCAATTCCCTGTTCGGCCTGAACCTCAATGCTTGCCATGATTGCCTCCTGTCAAAAAATTATGTATCAACGTTCTATGCAAAAATACTAAACAAAAGAACAGGTGTCAAGGGAAATTTTACAGTTTAATGGAAAACAATTAAACTTTTTTAAAAAAATAAAATCAATGGTTTATGGTCAGTTCTTTCACGACACCTTATTTACCCTCATTTCCCAACGAGAACCCAATAATTTGATCTCACTCATATCGCAGGGCGTGGACGGGATTGCGCTGTGCGGCTTTGAGGGCTTGAATGCCAATGGTGAGCAGGGCTGTTAAAAAGACGAGTAATCCGCCGAGCAGAAAGAGGCCCATACCTGCATCAATGCGGTAGGCAAAATCTCGCAACCAGTGCTCGACGCCGTAATGGGCGATGGGCCAGGCGATCAGATTGGCGATGAGAATAAGTATCACAAACTCTCGGGACAATAGGGCGACGATGTGATGGTTCGATGCGCCGAGTACTTTGCGGATGCCGATTTCTTTGGTGCGTCGGGTAATGGCGAGGGATGTGAGACCCAGAACCCCGAGGCATGCGACAAAGAGCGCGAAGAAAGAGGCGTATTGGACAATGGTGCCCCAGCGTTCTTCCTCGCGGTAGAGGCGATCAAAATTTTCGTCGAGGAAGACGTAATCAAATGGTGCATCGCCCGCAATAGACTGCCATTTTTCAGCCATAAAGGCGAGCGTTTCGGACAGGCGTTCTGGACGAATGCGTACAAGGAAATCGTCGGCCCTGCTGGCTGCATCTAAAAATATCACTACAGGAGGCAGGGCATAATGTAGCGACTGTAAGTGAAAATCATCTACGACACCGATAATTTTGGGGTCTTTTATTGCCAGGACTTTTGGTATGCTATCTCCCAGCGTAAAATAGGCCATCATCTGGCTAATGGGCAAGGTCGTGTCCAAGGGTTGTTCCAGTTGTGAGCGTTCGACAAATGTTTTATTGACCAGAACAGCCTGTTTTGCATCTGTACCAAAATCTGGCGAAAAGTTGCGTCCTGCCAACAATACAATGCCCAGTGTGTCGAAAAAGTCATAATCCACGTAAACATCTGATTTTTTTACCACTTCCCCATTAGGAAATGTAATATTGTCTTGGTGGTAGTCTGAGTCTGCTTTCAAGTTGGAAAACAAATCTGATTGTGTCACGTTTACGATCTGGGTGTGCCGTTTGAGTTCTCTCTTGAAGATTTGTAGTTGGTGAGGTATCAGATGGCGTTGCTGCGGAAGAGCTGACGTGTAAAGATTCTGTGTTTTTATCAATACGACCTGCGACTCATTCAAGCCCAGATTCTTTTCTTTTAAGAATGTCAGTTGCCGAGACATTACAAGGGTGGCAATGAGAAACAAAATCGCAACGACGAACTGACCAACGATCAGGACGCGACCAGACCAGGATCTGCCGCCGATATTGAATCGGTTCTTCAAAACGGCAATGGGATCAAAGCCCGATAGCACGAGTGCCGGATAGATACCCGAGACTAGACTAATAATCAATAAGAACGACGCGCCAAAGAGCACGTCGGATAGGGAAGGCCGATAATCCAGTGTTAAATTCACCTGTGTCAATGTGTTGAAGGTCGAGAGAAAAAACTCTGTTAGTGCAAGTCCCAACAGCATTCCCACACCCGTGAGCAGCAAAGACTCGCCCCAAAACTGTTTCATCAGTTGGAA
The Gemmatimonadota bacterium DNA segment above includes these coding regions:
- a CDS encoding FtsX-like permease family protein, producing the protein MLKNYLTIALRNLVRYKIYTAINALGLATGIAFCLLTFLYVRHEWTYDQFHEKADRIFRLGASGGMFGKKDNAMRVRLSGQIGPLMRDNIPQFAHVVRIHEGPGTVSHGNNTFEVKSLFTDENFFQLFTFPITHGDPKTVLANPNSIVLTQSAARKYFGQNDVVGREISISDKIWNEEEKTFVVAGIAQDPPENSSIQFDLIFSQASLPPPEKKMKAFTLTADGKFESKEITPSVFSWGRDVTYIQLIDNVQLADISPVLNAFVEANKNSSQDVALHLQPIADIHFDREIIEGSLTEGLSTPSNPAYSYILAGIALSVLLVACINFTNLAIARSATRAREVGIRKVVGAVRFQLMKQFWGESLLLTGVGMLLGLALTEFFLSTFNTLTQVNLTLDYRPSLSDVLFGASFLLIISLVSGIYPALVLSGFDPIAVLKNRFNIGGRSWSGRVLIVGQFVVAILFLIATLVMSRQLTFLKEKNLGLNESQVVLIKTQNLYTSALPQQRHLIPHQLQIFKRELKRHTQIVNVTQSDLFSNLKADSDYHQDNITFPNGEVVKKSDVYVDYDFFDTLGIVLLAGRNFSPDFGTDAKQAVLVNKTFVERSQLEQPLDTTLPISQMMAYFTLGDSIPKVLAIKDPKIIGVVDDFHLQSLHYALPPVVIFLDAASRADDFLVRIRPERLSETLAFMAEKWQSIAGDAPFDYVFLDENFDRLYREEERWGTIVQYASFFALFVACLGVLGLTSLAITRRTKEIGIRKVLGASNHHIVALLSREFVILILIANLIAWPIAHYGVEHWLRDFAYRIDAGMGLFLLGGLLVFLTALLTIGIQALKAAQRNPVHALRYE